A genome region from Chthonomonas sp. includes the following:
- a CDS encoding DNA alkylation repair protein yields the protein MTCQEVLDRMEATGTERMRQFNVKNGYQGAQFGLKMGDLRVVAKEVKTDHALAKELWASGNLDARLLATLVCKPKQFTMDELRAMVTEATLPQLADWLNSYVIKQHADKETMRLEWETESDPMLQRTSWSLTTERINKAAEGLDLDAILATLAEKMPSAPEAARWLMNFALIAVGTQSAEHREAAIALGDRLGFYRDYPTSPGCTSPFAPIAIRELARRAG from the coding sequence ATGACATGCCAAGAAGTTCTCGACCGGATGGAGGCGACCGGAACCGAGCGAATGCGCCAGTTCAACGTGAAGAACGGCTACCAGGGAGCGCAATTCGGGCTGAAAATGGGCGATCTTCGCGTGGTCGCCAAAGAGGTGAAAACCGACCACGCGCTGGCGAAGGAACTCTGGGCGAGCGGCAACCTGGACGCCCGGCTGCTCGCGACCTTGGTTTGCAAGCCCAAGCAGTTCACCATGGACGAACTCAGAGCCATGGTCACCGAAGCCACGCTGCCGCAACTCGCGGACTGGCTGAATTCGTACGTCATCAAGCAGCACGCGGACAAGGAGACGATGCGCCTGGAGTGGGAAACCGAGAGCGACCCGATGCTCCAGCGAACCTCATGGAGTCTCACGACCGAACGCATCAACAAGGCGGCGGAGGGGCTCGACCTTGATGCAATCCTCGCCACGCTCGCCGAAAAAATGCCATCCGCTCCCGAGGCCGCGCGGTGGCTGATGAACTTTGCCCTCATCGCGGTTGGCACGCAATCGGCGGAGCACCGCGAGGCGGCCATTGCTCTCGGCGACCGACTTGGCTTCTATCGCGACTATCCCACGTCGCCCGGTTGCACTTCGCCTTTCGCGCCGATTGCCATCCGCGAATTAGCGCGCCGAGCGGGATAA
- a CDS encoding antibiotic biosynthesis monooxygenase, which yields MILSPGEEWLTFVGDYNCAPTNIARIEELLQNYYAEVGPNLIGLVGVAIHRKIEGNGICTISQWESEEAVIQVTRDTKLHPYFQELRTLCEVTYTSCRTEKIVLPPSRAKAPLLAASGLVIGDKCCQTSFTVANHSPDDADEVMRLYLQLHDVTVRNVRGFMGAAMLSATTRSQTFSYAQWSDVSLVEKALQLPQYQAALSQLTRLASYQRNWFEVVHSLRIPKQRRLL from the coding sequence ATGATCTTGTCGCCCGGGGAAGAGTGGCTAACGTTTGTTGGCGACTACAACTGTGCGCCGACAAACATCGCCCGCATTGAAGAGCTTTTGCAAAACTACTATGCGGAAGTGGGCCCCAATCTGATCGGTTTGGTGGGAGTGGCCATTCACCGAAAAATTGAAGGAAATGGCATCTGCACCATTTCGCAGTGGGAATCAGAAGAAGCCGTCATCCAAGTCACGCGCGACACAAAACTTCATCCCTATTTTCAAGAGTTACGCACGCTTTGCGAGGTGACCTACACGAGTTGCCGCACCGAGAAAATAGTCCTGCCACCATCACGAGCCAAGGCCCCGCTCCTCGCCGCGAGCGGCCTTGTGATCGGCGACAAGTGTTGCCAAACCAGCTTTACGGTGGCCAACCATTCGCCGGATGATGCGGATGAGGTGATGCGGCTCTACCTGCAGCTCCACGATGTGACAGTGCGAAATGTTCGCGGATTTATGGGCGCGGCTATGCTTAGCGCGACCACCCGCAGCCAAACGTTTTCGTACGCGCAGTGGAGCGATGTCTCGCTCGTGGAGAAGGCACTGCAACTGCCGCAGTATCAGGCCGCACTTTCCCAACTCACTCGTCTGGCCAGCTACCAACGCAACTGGTTTGAGGTCGTGCACTCGCTCCGCATCCCCAAACAGCGCCGCCTTCTCTGA
- a CDS encoding PEP-CTERM sorting domain-containing protein: protein MRNFRATKEKVMTIKNILVVAGLVAVASAQAVVYTQWNFNTLDGSGTTGTTTPSIGLGTASLLGGVTATFASGNSNGGSTDPELSTDDTAWNLTTWAAQGAGSGTRGANFAVSTLGQKDIVVNWDNRHSNTSSRWLQFQYTTDGTSFSSAGLLNSGLFEATAGDTWFNNRSVDLSTIAAVNNNANFAFRVVAVFAPSTTAYAAASTTGTYGTAGTVRFDMVTVNANPVPEPGSIMALGLGAVALLRRRK from the coding sequence GACAATTAAGAACATTCTCGTGGTGGCCGGTCTCGTGGCCGTCGCCTCCGCACAAGCCGTGGTTTACACGCAATGGAACTTCAACACGCTCGATGGTAGCGGCACAACCGGTACGACGACCCCGAGCATCGGCCTCGGCACCGCTTCGCTGCTCGGCGGCGTGACGGCAACCTTCGCTTCGGGCAACTCGAACGGTGGTTCGACCGACCCCGAACTGAGCACCGACGACACCGCATGGAACCTCACGACCTGGGCCGCTCAAGGCGCGGGATCGGGCACGCGCGGCGCTAACTTCGCCGTCTCGACCCTGGGCCAGAAGGACATCGTGGTCAACTGGGACAACCGCCATAGCAACACCAGCAGCCGCTGGCTCCAGTTCCAATACACCACCGATGGCACTTCGTTCTCGTCGGCTGGCCTGCTCAACAGCGGCCTCTTCGAAGCAACGGCTGGCGACACGTGGTTCAACAACCGCTCGGTTGACCTCAGCACCATCGCGGCTGTCAACAACAACGCCAACTTCGCATTCCGAGTTGTGGCTGTGTTCGCTCCAAGCACCACGGCTTACGCCGCGGCCAGCACGACCGGTACCTACGGAACGGCCGGTACGGTTCGCTTCGACATGGTGACCGTCAACGCCAACCCCGTGCCGGAACCCGGTTCGATCATGGCTCTTGGTCTGGGCGCCGTCGCTCTCCTGCGACGCCGCAAGTAA
- a CDS encoding ThuA domain-containing protein produces the protein MILLAALSMFWLEIEPTGHGVGDDKRVVLIAADPEYRSEQAMPQLARIFARHGFQCTVLFAQDPAGTVNPTHTGLVPGLSKLENADLCVLMARFQHWADRDMRHFAKYVAAGKPLIALRTSTHAFAYPADSQSEFKSWSWDQPDGGFGRRVLGETWVAHWGRHGAEGTRATPVGDHPVLRGVGPIEVSTDAYEAHPPASAQVLLRGANMAGLAAGSPLVNDPKRGPMPVAWIPAVRARVLTTTMGSSRDLLDANFRRLLLNAAAWAVGRTANGKEDVGLVGDYRPSEWCFGKHRVGVPVADH, from the coding sequence GTGATCCTGCTCGCCGCCCTCAGCATGTTTTGGTTGGAGATTGAGCCGACCGGGCACGGCGTGGGCGACGACAAGCGGGTTGTGCTGATTGCCGCCGACCCCGAATATCGGTCCGAACAAGCGATGCCGCAGTTGGCGCGCATCTTCGCGCGGCACGGGTTTCAGTGCACGGTGCTCTTTGCGCAAGACCCGGCGGGCACCGTCAATCCGACGCACACGGGTTTGGTCCCCGGCTTAAGCAAGCTGGAGAACGCCGACCTTTGCGTGCTGATGGCGCGATTTCAGCATTGGGCCGACCGCGACATGCGCCATTTTGCGAAGTACGTGGCGGCAGGGAAGCCACTCATCGCGCTTCGAACCAGCACCCACGCGTTCGCCTATCCGGCGGACTCGCAATCCGAGTTCAAGTCATGGAGTTGGGATCAGCCGGACGGTGGGTTCGGTCGCCGGGTTTTGGGCGAAACCTGGGTCGCCCACTGGGGACGGCACGGCGCCGAAGGCACCCGCGCTACGCCGGTCGGTGACCATCCCGTGCTGCGCGGAGTTGGGCCGATTGAGGTGAGCACCGATGCCTACGAGGCGCATCCGCCCGCGTCGGCGCAGGTGCTGTTGCGCGGCGCAAACATGGCGGGATTAGCGGCGGGCAGCCCGCTCGTCAACGATCCGAAGCGCGGCCCGATGCCCGTGGCGTGGATTCCGGCGGTGCGGGCCCGTGTGCTCACGACGACGATGGGCAGCTCGCGGGATTTACTCGATGCAAACTTTCGCCGGCTGCTGTTGAACGCGGCGGCCTGGGCGGTCGGTCGCACCGCAAATGGCAAGGAAGACGTCGGCCTGGTGGGCGACTACCGGCCCTCGGAATGGTGTTTTGGCAAGCACCGCGTGGGCGTTCCGGTGGCCGATCACTAG
- a CDS encoding Gfo/Idh/MocA family oxidoreductase codes for MSTDNSSLSRRKVLTATGSLVAATALPSASFAGYHTESADLIQVALVGSGGRGSGAAVNAMRTKTGPMKLVAMADAFQDRLNDSHKYVSSEIKDQMSVPKERQFVGLDAYKKAMDCLRPGDIVILATPPAFRWVHFQYAIEKKLNVFMEKPVTVDGPTSVKMLELAAKAEKMGLKVGVGLMSRHARNLQELHKRVGDGEIGDVMLMRGYRMHGPAGTSQSTAKPAGMSEVEYQIRRFHSFLWASGGCYSDFYIHLIDHMSWMKNALPVSARASGGRHYKADDKGAQFVDQNFDSYSVEYTWADGAKFYFDGRCVEGAQGVYSSYLHGTKGCAIASRANDCGGPSATFKGGSMSEGNLIWQSSDRSNPYQNEWDALVAAIRNNTPHNEVRRGVETSVMTSMGRMAAHTGQEITYEAMLNCEHEFAPGLDKLTMSSAPLTGDASGKYDQPMPGHKPDREY; via the coding sequence GTGAGCACTGACAACTCCTCCCTTTCTCGTCGGAAGGTCCTGACCGCCACTGGCTCGCTGGTCGCGGCCACTGCCTTACCCTCCGCTTCGTTCGCTGGTTATCACACCGAAAGCGCCGACCTCATCCAAGTCGCCCTTGTCGGGAGCGGCGGTCGCGGTAGCGGCGCGGCGGTCAACGCCATGCGCACCAAGACCGGTCCGATGAAGCTGGTCGCGATGGCCGATGCATTCCAAGATCGCTTGAATGACAGCCACAAGTACGTCTCGAGCGAGATTAAGGACCAAATGAGCGTGCCGAAAGAACGGCAGTTCGTCGGCCTGGACGCTTACAAAAAGGCGATGGATTGTCTTCGCCCCGGCGACATCGTCATTCTCGCCACGCCGCCTGCGTTCCGCTGGGTGCACTTCCAGTACGCCATCGAGAAGAAGCTCAACGTGTTTATGGAAAAGCCGGTGACGGTGGATGGCCCGACCAGCGTGAAGATGCTGGAACTCGCGGCCAAGGCCGAGAAAATGGGCCTAAAAGTGGGCGTCGGCCTCATGTCGCGTCACGCCCGCAACCTCCAAGAACTGCACAAGCGCGTGGGCGACGGCGAAATCGGCGACGTGATGCTGATGCGCGGTTACCGCATGCACGGCCCCGCCGGCACCTCGCAATCCACGGCCAAGCCGGCCGGAATGTCGGAAGTGGAATACCAAATCCGGCGATTCCACAGCTTCCTCTGGGCCAGCGGCGGCTGCTACAGCGACTTCTACATTCACCTGATTGACCACATGAGTTGGATGAAGAATGCCCTGCCGGTCTCAGCGCGAGCCTCCGGCGGACGCCACTACAAGGCCGACGACAAGGGCGCTCAGTTTGTTGACCAAAACTTTGACTCGTACTCGGTTGAGTACACCTGGGCGGATGGCGCGAAGTTCTACTTCGACGGTCGCTGTGTCGAAGGTGCGCAAGGCGTGTATTCCAGCTATCTGCACGGCACCAAGGGGTGCGCCATCGCCAGCCGCGCCAACGATTGCGGCGGACCTTCGGCCACCTTTAAGGGCGGCAGCATGAGCGAGGGCAACCTCATCTGGCAATCCAGCGATCGCTCGAACCCCTATCAAAACGAGTGGGATGCGCTGGTGGCCGCGATCCGCAATAATACGCCGCACAACGAGGTGCGCCGTGGCGTGGAAACGAGCGTCATGACGAGCATGGGCCGCATGGCCGCTCACACGGGGCAGGAGATCACCTACGAAGCGATGCTCAACTGCGAGCACGAGTTTGCCCCGGGTCTCGACAAGCTCACCATGAGCTCGGCCCCGCTGACCGGCGATGCGAGCGGCAAGTACGATCAGCCGATGCCTGGTCACAAGCCCGATCGCGAATACTGA
- a CDS encoding FAD:protein FMN transferase, producing the protein MRALLGCMMVMANGAWLPQTHLTRYTYSEVHMGMEARIVVYAETEQQAQEACSAAFRRIGQLDAIMSDYKPDSELNKLCAAPANQPVRVSADLWRVLTKASQVSRETKGAFDVTAGPVIRLWRAARKSKKLPDPTALQAAMRLVGRDKMRLDPTSRTVTLSHAGMQLDLGGIAKGYAGDAAQRVLKQHGISRALVEFGGDIVVTGPPPGKAGWTILVPNATADGAKELEFKHCAVSTSGDTEQFTIIDGVQYSHVVDPRTGQALTNRIQSTVIVQYGLDSDPMSTALTVMSPAERGEYLRLHTKAKVFIKSLK; encoded by the coding sequence ATGAGAGCACTTTTGGGATGCATGATGGTGATGGCAAACGGAGCGTGGCTCCCCCAAACCCATCTTACTCGGTACACCTATTCCGAGGTTCACATGGGCATGGAAGCGCGCATTGTGGTCTACGCCGAGACCGAGCAACAAGCGCAAGAAGCATGTTCCGCAGCATTTAGACGTATCGGCCAGCTCGATGCGATCATGAGCGACTACAAACCTGACAGCGAACTCAACAAGTTGTGCGCCGCGCCCGCCAACCAACCGGTGCGCGTGTCTGCCGACCTGTGGCGAGTCTTGACGAAAGCGAGCCAAGTCTCGCGCGAAACCAAGGGTGCGTTCGACGTCACGGCTGGACCCGTGATAAGGCTGTGGCGAGCCGCCCGCAAGAGCAAAAAGTTGCCTGATCCCACCGCGCTCCAAGCCGCGATGCGCCTCGTAGGTCGGGACAAGATGCGGCTTGACCCGACGAGCCGCACGGTCACTCTCTCTCATGCCGGGATGCAGCTAGACCTCGGCGGAATCGCCAAGGGTTACGCGGGTGACGCCGCCCAACGCGTGCTCAAGCAGCACGGAATCAGTCGGGCCCTGGTTGAGTTTGGGGGTGATATCGTCGTCACTGGACCTCCGCCGGGCAAGGCTGGGTGGACGATTCTTGTGCCGAACGCCACCGCCGACGGCGCGAAGGAACTGGAGTTTAAGCACTGCGCGGTTTCGACCAGCGGAGATACCGAACAATTCACGATCATTGACGGCGTGCAGTATTCCCACGTGGTGGACCCACGCACGGGTCAGGCGCTCACGAACCGGATTCAGAGCACGGTCATCGTTCAATATGGGCTCGACAGCGATCCGATGAGCACCGCCCTGACCGTGATGTCGCCGGCCGAAAGAGGCGAATACCTCCGCCTCCATACGAAGGCGAAGGTATTCATCAAGAGCCTGAAGTAG
- a CDS encoding DEAD/DEAH box helicase, which yields MQVSPPTTFRNLALPASLCDRLAEQGITIPTPIQAGAIPLGMMGRDVIGVAQTGTGKTLAFGIPMAMRLDQQRQGLVIAPTRELAQQIEETLQKLRLQSVLLVGGASMRNQLNELKKRPTVIVATPGRLIDHMEQGTVRLDRVSCVVLDEADRMLDMGFAPAIQRIMRSLPTDRQTMLFSATMPDEIKSLAESFLRNPERVEVAREGEPSELVEQELVFLEVGEKTEYLDMLLYKNQGTVLIFSRTRHGARKLARWISKGGHKVAEIHSDRSLAQRREALEGFKKGRYRILVATDIAARGIDVKEISLVINYDLPDQPEDYVHRIGRTGRAGHRGRAISLALGDQGKLVRQIEKVMGKEMPISQESTIRPVLPPIPKPSRVHRKVAKAAPAPPPMAAPKPKVRFESKERAHPHPSHNPKPKVEHAQAPKVAHNAKPKPKHYAKPQGTGGVGGFGGGAGAKSRFNRRGKGRPAR from the coding sequence ATGCAAGTCTCTCCCCCAACAACTTTTCGTAACCTCGCGCTTCCGGCTTCGCTTTGCGACCGCCTCGCCGAACAAGGCATCACTATTCCCACCCCCATCCAAGCCGGCGCAATTCCGCTTGGCATGATGGGTCGCGACGTCATTGGCGTGGCGCAGACCGGTACCGGCAAAACGCTCGCCTTCGGCATCCCGATGGCCATGCGACTTGACCAACAACGCCAAGGTTTGGTCATTGCGCCGACCCGCGAATTGGCCCAACAAATTGAAGAAACCCTGCAAAAGCTGCGCTTGCAAAGCGTGCTTTTGGTCGGTGGCGCGTCCATGCGCAACCAACTTAACGAGCTCAAGAAGCGACCGACGGTAATCGTCGCGACTCCGGGCCGATTGATTGACCACATGGAGCAAGGCACGGTACGGCTCGACCGCGTTTCGTGCGTGGTGCTCGACGAAGCGGACCGCATGCTCGACATGGGCTTCGCACCAGCGATTCAGCGCATCATGCGCAGCCTGCCGACCGATCGCCAAACCATGCTGTTTAGCGCGACAATGCCCGACGAAATCAAGTCGCTGGCCGAAAGCTTCTTGCGCAATCCCGAGCGCGTGGAAGTCGCTCGCGAAGGCGAACCCAGCGAGCTCGTCGAGCAAGAGTTGGTGTTCCTTGAGGTCGGTGAAAAGACCGAGTACCTCGACATGTTGCTCTACAAGAATCAGGGCACGGTTTTGATTTTCTCGCGGACTCGTCACGGCGCGCGCAAACTCGCTCGATGGATCAGCAAGGGCGGCCACAAAGTCGCCGAGATTCACTCCGACCGCTCGCTGGCCCAACGCCGCGAAGCGCTCGAAGGCTTTAAGAAGGGTCGCTACCGCATCTTGGTCGCCACGGATATCGCCGCCCGCGGCATTGACGTCAAGGAAATTTCGCTCGTCATCAACTACGATCTGCCCGACCAGCCCGAAGACTACGTGCACCGCATTGGCCGCACCGGTCGAGCTGGTCACCGAGGACGCGCGATCTCGCTGGCGCTGGGCGACCAAGGCAAGTTGGTGCGACAGATTGAAAAGGTGATGGGCAAGGAAATGCCGATCAGCCAAGAAAGCACGATTCGCCCGGTGTTGCCGCCGATTCCGAAGCCCAGCCGCGTGCATCGCAAGGTCGCCAAGGCGGCTCCGGCTCCCCCGCCCATGGCCGCGCCGAAGCCAAAGGTTCGCTTTGAATCGAAGGAACGCGCTCACCCGCATCCTTCGCACAATCCCAAGCCGAAGGTGGAGCACGCCCAAGCGCCAAAGGTGGCTCACAACGCCAAGCCAAAGCCCAAGCACTACGCCAAGCCGCAAGGTACGGGTGGGGTTGGCGGGTTCGGTGGTGGTGCCGGCGCAAAGAGTCGCTTCAATCGCCGCGGCAAGGGTCGCCCGGCCCGGTAG
- a CDS encoding DUF1343 domain-containing protein — protein sequence MLSAIAVLTLAPVQTGLDVWRSQQFAELKGKRVGLITNPTGVDVNLDANVDLMLKAGIKVVALFGPEHGVRGGTPAGVKVEDTVDPYTGIPEFSLYGKLSRHNEEMFKSVDVLVFDIQDIGSRSYTYIATLGVCMESAAKFKKPIYVIDRPNPIGGERIEGNLVEPAFQTFVSPYAIPYCHGLTIGELAQMIKGENWNRAGKADVRVVKMRGWRRDMLWSETGLPWVPTSPHIPHAETSAFYAATGIVGELKSVSIGVGYTSPFELVGAPGLLAKALADELTKRKLPGVTFRQTWWTPYYAAFKGESCSGVQVHLTDPRRAPLTRINFEVMGAIRKLKPGYDFFVGGRGDMFDKVSGTASLRKGFEAGESIDKLYNDWNSAAKDFRVKREKYLLYK from the coding sequence ATGCTCAGCGCCATTGCCGTTCTTACTCTAGCGCCGGTGCAAACCGGCCTCGACGTGTGGCGTTCGCAACAGTTCGCCGAGCTCAAAGGCAAGCGCGTCGGCCTCATCACTAACCCCACGGGAGTAGACGTCAACCTCGATGCGAATGTGGACTTGATGCTGAAAGCCGGCATCAAAGTGGTGGCGCTGTTCGGGCCGGAGCACGGAGTGCGCGGCGGCACGCCCGCCGGCGTGAAGGTCGAGGATACGGTCGACCCTTATACGGGGATCCCCGAGTTTTCGCTGTACGGTAAGCTTAGCCGCCACAACGAGGAGATGTTCAAGAGCGTGGATGTCTTGGTGTTCGACATTCAGGATATCGGTTCGCGGAGCTACACCTACATTGCGACGCTCGGCGTGTGCATGGAGTCCGCGGCGAAGTTCAAAAAGCCGATCTACGTGATTGATCGCCCGAACCCCATCGGCGGCGAACGCATCGAAGGGAACTTGGTGGAACCTGCGTTTCAGACTTTTGTTTCGCCCTACGCGATCCCGTATTGCCACGGCCTGACCATCGGCGAACTCGCGCAGATGATCAAGGGCGAGAATTGGAATCGGGCGGGCAAAGCCGATGTGCGCGTCGTGAAGATGCGCGGCTGGCGGCGCGACATGCTCTGGAGCGAAACTGGCCTGCCGTGGGTGCCGACGTCACCCCACATTCCGCATGCCGAAACCTCGGCCTTTTATGCCGCGACCGGCATTGTCGGCGAACTCAAATCGGTGTCGATCGGCGTTGGCTACACATCGCCGTTCGAACTGGTCGGCGCGCCCGGATTGTTAGCGAAGGCGCTGGCGGATGAACTTACGAAGCGCAAGTTGCCGGGCGTTACTTTCCGGCAAACTTGGTGGACGCCCTACTACGCGGCGTTCAAAGGCGAGAGTTGCAGCGGCGTGCAGGTACATCTCACCGATCCGCGCCGAGCGCCGCTCACGCGCATTAACTTTGAGGTGATGGGCGCGATCCGCAAGCTCAAACCGGGCTATGATTTCTTTGTCGGCGGGCGCGGCGACATGTTCGACAAGGTGAGTGGCACGGCCTCGCTCAGGAAAGGATTCGAAGCAGGCGAGAGCATTGACAAGCTCTACAACGACTGGAATTCGGCCGCCAAGGACTTTCGCGTCAAGCGCGAGAAATACCTGCTGTACAAGTAG
- a CDS encoding SUMF1/EgtB/PvdO family nonheme iron enzyme, with protein sequence MHPKSALILLFLGSAATSFAQVSNLKSYTETIPKSVVKLDMVAVPAGKDIKAFYIAKTETVWELFDLFLKSGPPSKAYDQTAFAADAIARPSRSYILPDLGWGHNGYPVINSSITNTTMFVRWLASLTGKKYRLPTEAEWEWACRGASSAPWKLDEAAYAKQAWYAKNSADTTHPVAKRAANALGLYDMLGNAGEWAMDAKGEPVLCGPTYLDSFKDSSPTRRQRWNKSWQETDPQIPKSRWWLSDGSFVGFRVVCEP encoded by the coding sequence ATGCATCCCAAAAGTGCTCTCATTTTGCTGTTTCTCGGTTCGGCGGCCACCTCGTTTGCGCAGGTGTCCAACCTCAAGTCCTATACCGAGACGATACCTAAGTCGGTGGTGAAGCTCGACATGGTGGCGGTCCCTGCCGGTAAGGACATCAAAGCGTTTTACATCGCCAAGACTGAAACGGTGTGGGAGTTGTTTGACCTGTTTTTAAAGAGCGGTCCTCCCAGCAAGGCTTACGACCAAACCGCGTTTGCCGCCGACGCCATCGCTCGCCCGAGTCGGAGCTATATCCTGCCCGACCTTGGTTGGGGCCATAACGGCTACCCGGTGATCAATTCCAGCATCACCAACACGACCATGTTTGTGCGGTGGCTGGCTTCCCTGACCGGCAAAAAGTATCGCCTGCCGACCGAAGCCGAGTGGGAATGGGCGTGCCGGGGAGCGAGTTCCGCGCCGTGGAAGCTCGACGAAGCGGCTTACGCCAAGCAGGCTTGGTACGCGAAGAACTCGGCGGATACCACGCACCCGGTGGCCAAGCGAGCCGCGAATGCCTTGGGCCTCTACGACATGCTCGGCAACGCTGGCGAGTGGGCGATGGATGCCAAAGGCGAGCCCGTGTTGTGCGGCCCGACCTACCTGGATAGCTTCAAGGATTCGAGCCCGACGCGCCGTCAGCGCTGGAACAAGAGTTGGCAGGAAACCGATCCGCAGATTCCGAAGAGTCGCTGGTGGCTCAGCGACGGCTCGTTTGTCGGGTTCCGCGTGGTTTGTGAGCCGTGA